Genomic window (Loxodonta africana isolate mLoxAfr1 chromosome 25, mLoxAfr1.hap2, whole genome shotgun sequence):
gAAAACATAGGGAAAGGATATATGAACTTGTTGAGAAACCAGAGGGCTAGGGTCCTGTGAACGTTGCCCTTTTTTCTCATTGACCTCCCAGCAAGTAAACCCCTTTTTTCACTGTGTGTAGTGTTGGGGAGGTGCTGCACTCCAACTCACACCTTGAAAGGCCGAGTCAGGGAGCCCCTCTCTTCCAGTCTCCTGGCCAAAACCCAGTCAGTCAGATTCTTCTACCTTTGAAGTTAAGGGAGTGACACAAAGGTGCAGAAACAGTTTAGAACGTATACACAACGGCAAAATCACCAACAGACCAACGGCACGTTCCCCAGCAAGAGCCAGCCCCAAGACTCGAACCACATTATTTATGTGAATTCATCTAAGCTGTGGTTCCAGCTTTCTTTCCTCCTCTGGATTCTGACTATTTGCTTTGGTTGTTGCCCCAGCTTTCTCATCAGTACTTCCAGTAAATTCCCTTTTCACCTAGGTTAGCCAGAAATGGTTTCTAATGCTCACAACCAGGATTCTGAATGGGTATACACTTCTGCCACCATTGTTCAGGTCCCTATGGTCAGTCCAGTGGATTATGGCTATGGTCTCCATTCTTGTCCTCTATCTTCAGCCTCTCTCTATTCCAAGCAATACAACACATTCAAATCAGAGTACTGGTACTAAGTCTAGACTCTGATCATGTCGCTCCCTGCTCAAAATCTTAATAATCATCTCCCATCACCTCTCTGTCTACCAGCACCCCATTGCCCGATGAATTAAGCCATAACATTCCCTCAATCACAGATTAAGTTTACAGCATTATATTCACCACCCCTCTGCATTTCTATAGGACTCTGTGACTTTCTGTCCCCCGAAAACATGCCATGTTTTTATGAAACTGCACCTCTACACATTCTGTTCACTCCACCTACAATGTCACATCTTCACCTGCCCAAGTTCTATCTTCTAAGGCATATCTCAAATGCCACCTCCCCATGACGTCTCTCAGATCTTCTGACAACGTATGATCTCTCCTTCCTTTGAATGCTTCAAAGTAATTCATGCTTCTTCTCTTATATCAGCCATAGCATTTTGGTATATTCTGCCAGATGATTATTTgtggacttttcttttttaaatggaagtagtttgaataatctttttttgtAGATCCTGAAGCTCCTGGTAGGCACCCcaatcatgaattgaattgtgtcccccaaaaatatgttatcaatttggctgagccttgattcccagtattgtgtgattagccaccattttgtcacctgatgtgattttcttattgttgtaaatcctctctctatgatgttgatgagatgggattcaCGGCAGCTACGTTAatgagcaggactcaatctacaagattggattgtgtcttgagccaatctcttttgaaatataaaagagagaagccggCAGAGAAATGAGGGgatgtcataccaccaagaaacaagagccaggagaaagaatagtgagtcctttggacccagggtccctgctcggAAAAGCTCCTTGACTgtggatgattgatgacaaggaccttcccgcagatctgacagagaaagacttcccccggaactggcaccctgaattcttacttctggcctcctagacagtgagagaataaatctctcttcattaaagccatccatctgtggtatttctgttacagcaccactagataactgcAGCAACCCTCAAAGATAATATTGAATTGGATTGTTGGGTGAATTCAGCATactatgcaccagccactaaccCCTAAGATGATACACACTCTGTGTGAAGACGTTAAATGGCCTGTGTCCAATCTGGCACGTGTGCTTATTCAAAAGTGACTTCAGTCCCCTTCTAGCGTGCCTTCCTGTAGTAAGGAGGCTGAAAAACTGAACTGCGTTCTGTTACAGCTGCAGCTCCTCACGTGATCTGGACTCCAGCAAAGCAAGCACGACCGTATTATGCTTGGACATCAAGCATGAGCAATGGAGATTGTGGCTGCACCCAGGGAAACGGGACAGAGGTATGTTTGCCTGGTTACAGCAACGTACTGCATATACCCGATGCTGTAAGACCCAACGTGTAGCAAACGCTGTGTGCTGTTCGaaccttatttttctttcttccattcaATTTTATAACCTCTACCTTAGGCTGATATGTTTGTAGGTTTACCCTTTGCATTTCTTAAAAAAGATGCATGAGCCAGTTATTAAGAGAAATCACTACTCATTTTCATGGAATGTGAAATTAAAATTTTGATTAAATTTGACTTATTTATAACATCACACTGAAGGAACTGCCCTAGACAAGAagattttaatgaattttaaacTGTGGGTTCACAAAAGACTAAATATTCAAAACATtaagtttttataaaataaatcctTTCTGTGTGCATGCAGAGATTCTAGGCATTATTAATTAAAGACTAATTGGTTCAATTGCTTAGCAATAGGTAACTCTCTTGTTCCTTGTCTTTCTGGCCTTCACTAATAGCATCGTATAGCTTTTATTATGCTTTCTTCCCTTGCTTCTTCATATTTCATAGTGAATACAAGAAGATAAAAAATGACCATGCCATCACATTTATTGGCATAAAACCGTAATTATGCATTCATGCCTGGCTAGAAAATACCAGCTGCTACCATCCTTCTTGACCAATGAGCATCAACACAGCACTGAAGACAGTGAATTCGATGGGGGCTTCAACTCCTGTTGGCACCACACTCTCTCAGTCTCCCAAAGGACATCCAAACCTTCATGAATGCTTTTTAAAGTACTTTTAACATCAGATCATACATCATACATACTGCCTAAGTAGCAAAACTCAGTGACAGGCCACAGGCTGTTGATGTCACTGAAAAGCTTTTGGAAAGTCGTTCACATAAGTGCTGCTACATGGCCTTATTCTGATAAATGTGTCAGGCAGGCAAGGCTTGTGTATGTCTCTCTCAAAACAGTCTGCAGTTCCTTAATAGCTCTCTCCAGGGTGCTGAGTAATAGTTTTAATTTATAATAATGCTCACTCAAGAAATGCAGTCTTTTATTCTCCTACATTGTTGTTGGAAGGATACATTGACCAAATATTTCTGTACAATAACTTGGCTatatgtatagatagatagatagacagacagacaggcaggcaggcaggcagacaggtaGACAAgtagacagacagagagatagTAGATAGAcaggtgatagatagatagatagatgtagatatataaaacccgttgccgttgagttagttctgactcatagcgaccctaaaggacagagtagaactgccccaaggagcgcctggtggatttgaactgctgactttttggttagcagctttagctcttaaccactgcaccaccagggttttctgtagATATACAGACGCGTATAtatcaaaagtttagaaaaaaaatctgCACGCCTTTTCACCCATCAATGCCACCTCTAGAAATTTACCCAAAGAAAAAATCACCTTGAAAGATGGCATCAGACATGTGCATGGGAATGTCAGATGCAGCTTTTCTtataaaaaatcagaaaagaactAAATGTCGGCCAATAAAACATCAGTTAAGTAAACTATAGTATTAAATATcatgttggagaaaaatatttgttCGCATGGGAAAAAGTCACAATATATtgctaaatggaaaaaaaaacagaccacTAAAATATCATTTACTTTAAATACGTATGAAGAACAGGGTGAATTTACCACAAACCACCATACTTCACTTGCAGCAGCTCTTCCAAGGTTGGTCATGTTCAGAGAGAAACAACTCTAGCCTCTGCCCCACCAGGGGTCACCCTGTCTACCCTGGTGGAAGTCTTGGGGTTCAACAGCCTGAAGGCAGCCAGACATACCTCCGTAAGTACCAGCCTCTAACCCTAAGCTGGTGAACCTCCTAGAGCACATGGACCCTATCTTTGTCCCAAGGAGAATGATTTCAGCCACAGCCCATTTCACTCTCAGGGAGCCACCTGGGAGGAATTCCTTATGAGGTCAAAGGGCTTGCCCCTTGGCCAGAAATATACTCCCACCTTCCAGCAAAAACAGAGGAAGTTACAGATATGGCACTACCAATGAGtcgtaaaactgaaaaaaaaaaaagacttctaaaTTATTGATAATAAAAAATGAGTTTTGATCAACCACATGAGGgaaaagccatggtgttttcaaccgcctcatatgcatgtgaaagctggacaatggatacggaagactaaagaattgatgcctttgtattatggtattggtgaagaacattgaatataccatagactgccagaaagtaaagaaatctgtcttggaataagcacaaccggaatgctccttagaagcaaggatggcaagacttcatctcaagtactttggacatgttatcaggagggatcagttcctggagaaggacaccgtgcttggtagagggtccacaaaaaagaggaagaccctcaaagagatggattaacatagtggctgtaacaatgggctcaagcataacaataattgtgaggatggcacaggactgggcaatgtttcgctctgttgtacatagggctactatgagttggaaccaactggacggcacgtaacaacaacaacaacgtaaaaGACTAAATTATCTTTCTAGTCTCTCTATAGAAAATGGCAATACAAAATCATTGTCTTAGAGAGGCAATCAATGAGTATCAGCCAAAAGTATTGGAAGAGGGGAAAGGGAAGGTTTTGTAGAATAATGTCTAGCAATAAAATAATAAGAACaataatttgttattttctggattGTGTGATTTTTTCAACTTTaccaattttattatttgttgtgaTTTCTGTCTCATTTTATGCTTACTTTTGTGTTTataattttgtattctgcttGTTGAAAAGGATCCACCAAGACGTAAAAGTGTGAGTCTCGTGAAAGTTCTAAATACATACTTGATCTAGAAAAAGTACTATAAGGACCAAAATATACCAAGGTATTAATGGTGTGGTAACTGGTGAATTTTGGGGTgaatgttcttttgttttattttgttctgcCTTCCTTTGtgcttttctatattttccaagTTGTCTGCATTAAGCACGTTATCACTTTATAATTAGAGAAACacttatttaaaaatgtttagaGGATTGCAAAGTTTTTAATAAACTAAAACTTTACATCCTATATCTTAACCAAGCCGTGATGATGACACAGTGGTGTCTGAAAAAGACTGGTCTCTGCAGTATGAATTATGGAAAAGTCAGTAACATAAGCATATTTTAATCGAAGGGGTGCCCTTGACtagaaaaacaaatattaaattgTTCATTATTTTTCACCCAAATCCAGTTCAGTTAACAAAGATTTATTTGTATACTTAACTATGGTTCTTTCTCTTACTCAAACCTAGGAACATGGCcatatgttaaaacaaaaaaaatcattttctttatttattggcAGACGTCAACACTTGAACCAGAAAAATTGATTTATCCTTACGTAGCTACAGATAGATTAAGGAATCAAGTTTATAATGATCCGTTTAATCGTCACTCAGTGTCCTCTGACCAGGCTTAGTTTTTGTCAATAgtgaaaaaaagttatttttcacATGCCCATCAGGGAATCTGTTTCAAGAAATTATGAGTGTAAATTCATTTCCTGGTAGAGAGAGAACATTTTCTCTCCTGATTGGGAGTTTCAGGAAACAGGATGGTAATTCTAGAGGATTTCAGTAAAGACAGAATTTCTGGTTCTAGCTACATACAGAAACCAGAATATTGTTAATATGTAGACCACAAACTCTAATCCATTTATTCTATTTAACCCATCAATGCCACCatttacttatataaaaaaaaaaaaaaaattttttttttttttatataaaatgttgTGAATCTTTTAAAGACCAGCATAATGgaagaaaatacacaagaaaatgaaaataaaatacatgttgaaaaaatggaagcaaaagtATGAAAATGAACGACAGTGTCCTGTTAGAGTCTTTCACTTCTAAGTAAAGAAGACCCTTGTTCGATCACGCAGGCAGGAAGCACAGCAGTAGTGTATTGAGAGTCTAGAACCTCTTACCTTAAATATCTCACAAATGGATTAATCAACATCAGGCTGTGTGACCCAACCCTTAAACCTAACCCACCGCtgccaagtccattctgacttatagtgaccctgcagggcagagtagaactgccccatagggtttcctaggctgtaatctttaacaaCAGAGaccgctacatctttctcctgcagagtggctgatgggttcaaactgccagcgttTCCATTGGCatatgagctcttaaccacggcaccactggggctccttatagTGACCAATACCTCATAGAAGTTACAATATAAAGACGTATCACAGTAACAAGACCGGCTTCCAGAGTCACTGGAAATCTAGCATAAAACCCAGGCCCTCATGGCCAGGGGGATGCCTGGGGTATCTTACACACACTCACCATGAGCCATGACTGACAGCATGCCTTCCACGTCAGCTACTCCCACCCGTGAGAGGCTCCCAGGTCCCCATGATAGCAGCCTTAGCCACCATCGTCTTCCATTCTATCACTTGGCTAAACTGCAGGAAATACCATCCTGTCTCCAACCCAACAACCAGCTCTGTCCATTCATACttgcctgttgccatcgagtcaattccaaactgcccagtagggtttccaaggagaagcaggttagcagctgagctcttaaccatgggccaccagggctccaaagaaatACTTAGCTgccctattttattttctttcattttttagttgtttttagcATTTTATGCAGTCCCCTCCCCATAGGACTTTGGCAAAGTCCCTGGGGAGGCAGGGTCAGGGGCTAATCTGTGTTGTGCCCTTAACCAGGCATATTTGGCTGACTGAGGTGGGTTCCCAAGGCGATGAGAACTGACCTCACTTCTCTACCCCACCCAAATTCTCAGCTTACCCCTACCCCTTTGTTTATTGGAGACAACTAATAGGTAGCCTTTTACTTTATAGGCACAGGAAGGATGGGTTTTGTAGAGAAAGGGTGGGTGAGGCGGGGGGTATGCCCTCTGCCCCCAATAATTCCCTGAGACTCTGCTGGAGCACCAGGCTTAGCGTTAGAAGGACATGACCAGGAGCCCAGGCCCTGGGGCTGCTGCCCGGGCATATCCTGGCGCCCgcattttctcctctgtaaaagaTTGTTCTGATGATTAGATAACCGTCTTAAAGGTTGACATATAGTAAGTACCCAATAAGTGTGGctgggagtccctgaatggtgcaagtggttaatacgctcagctgctaccctaaaggctggaggttggagtgaagccagaggtgcctcagaggaaggTCTGGCAATCCACTCCCCaaaagttagccattgaaaaccccacggagcacagttgtgCTCTGACAACAcgagggcaccatgagtcagtacCAACTGGGCGACAACTTGTTTAAGTGTCACATATCGTTAGAAAAGCCAGACCTCGAAAAAACGTTTCCTTTATTTTAGCTACATTACAAGTAAATGTGtaaattgaaaaaatatatatatatatattgtacaACTTCCTATGACATAGAATCTTACCTTTCGAAGATAGAGACATAACTGAATGTGTGCGGGCCGTGTCACAGCAGATCCTTCCTCCAGCTCCTACCTCCCCGAGGCCTGtttgataaaagagaaaattcaatGATTTCTCAGGGAGAGTAAGTGCCTTCCAAAGTAGAGAAATTTGTGtttcaaaaggaaaataaaaagaaagggggAATTACCACTGAAATCACTGGTCTCACTCACTCAGATTATCACATAGAGAAGTCAACCAAAGCATTCTGGGCAGAGCTCAACTCctggaaattattaaaaaataaactgcagtaATAAAGGCTGTTCACTTAGCACAATACCTACAAAGTATCGCCTAATGCTGCCAACAGGTACTCACAGGTGAGATGCAACGTGCAAATAGAGGCCGTTTCTCAGTTCATCACAAAATCTCAAAGCTTAGAAAAAGGCAAGCAGGCCTCGGGTTGCAACATAAAATGATCTCTGATGAAGAGGAGTTTTGTCTGTTTCTGACAAAACTATAAAGAGTCAAAAATAAAGTCGCTTGGCTATACAATGAAGGGTTTATTTAGACCAGGTTCTACCTGAAAGGTTCCTCTCCCGCTTAAATTTTTGGAATTTCTCTTCTAAGAGCCATGCTCTGAGAATGAAAACAAGCTTCTGGCTTCTCTCCAGTGTACCAGTGAAAACTCCACACTCAGTGCGAGACGATGGTTTGAGCCTTGAGAGCTGGAGGAGGATGACAGCAAGTTCAGAAAATTTGGCTTTATTTGCCTTCTAACGGAGGCGTCAGAATGGCTGGCCGCTGTTATTTTCATAACTGTCATTCTCACAAAGCATTGATTTGGGAATATCACTCTATTACTCCTAGCCATAAATCTTTTCCAATTCCCTCTTTTATATTCTAAAGAAGACATCATGTACACTGAAATGGGTTACTTTTACAATGCTTTGGCACAAGAGTAGAAAGGAACCCTCTTTTATTTTCTCAAGAATATTCTAAGAAACACACACTGATCAATATTTCAAGATGtgggcaaaaaaaatttttttttaaggattctgTGGTCAATTAAGAGTGGAAAATGCTACCAATTACACCATGTTCTTAGAATATTAAAATATGTGTGAGGTCCTGCTGAAAGGACACTTATTACACTTTTAATATAACACTTCTCGATATTTTCTTTACTGCAAAACCTTTTTCACATGGAGTGTCTATAAACATCCTAACCCTCTATGGTTTTGGCCCACCCATTGGCAAACACCGGATTAGACAGCAGCCGAGCAGAAAGCTGTGTGGATGAGATTTCAGAGTCCCTTCTAGGATGCAACCTAGGATCTTTTGACTTAGGgtgttcaggaccaggcaatgctgctttctgttatacacaggttcactgcgagtcagaaccgactggacagcacctaataacaacaacaacaggacttcTCAAGAAGAAGACACATGTATGTTATTCTATAACGAACTTTTTAAATCAAGAAACAACCTCAGTAACAGTTAATTTGTATTCTGTTTCCATCTCAACCAAACCACTTATCAAGCTCATCCTGAATGCTAAGTCAAGCTCTTCCTAAATGCTAAGTGTTCACAACACTCCCACGTGCATGGCGTTACGAgggtttcattttaaaaatcaggaaactgagttcagagaggttaactgCTTTGTACAAGATCATGGTGCTCTTAGGGCAGAACCAAGACTCcaacccaggtctgtctgtctCCAAAACCAATGCTCTTTCCAATAACCTAGAATGCACACTTAATTTATTTGCTTATTCAACTAATATTTTGAGCACCTGCTATAGGGTATACCTACTGTGTTCAGCTCTATGAAGTCAATATTCAGCAAAAATTGACAGGATTCTTTCCATCATTGTGCAGAGGCCAAAAGGGGAGACCAAAGTTATcaaataatcatgaatatgggCAAGACACCGTGTTAGTGATTTAAGGAATTACAGAGACTGAATTTCCTCACAGGTTTTACCATCTAGTTGAGTGCCTAAATAAACTAAGAAGCTAAATAACAACACACAGTagtaaataataatataaatttaaaatgcaAGTAGGATCAAGAGGGGGTTTATGCCTGTTAGAATCAGAATTGGTTATATGGATAAGAGCCTCCAGATATTTACAGAAACTTTGGGGAAAACACTGGGTTTCCCAAATGAGAAGAGATGGGTAACTGAGGCATATTTAGGTAATCTCAAAGACAAAGTTATTCAGCTAATATCTGGGTTATAGGTATAAATACAAAGTCCTAGAAATAAGAGAATGCAATCTACATTTGGAGAACAATAAACTGATATATGTAGTTAGAGTAGGGGGATAGAGATTAAAGACCTTCacttactcaacaaatatttattgagcaacagCCCATGTTTTGAACATTGCCTCTAAGTGTAGCAAAATGGGTAAATTATTAACCCCTCTGAACCTCATTGTTTTCATCTGTAataacccactgctattgagtcaattccaactcacagggaccctacaggacagggtagaactgcctcatagagtttccaagactgtaatctttatggaagcagactgccacatctttctcccttggaacagctggtgagttcaaactgctgaccttttggttagcagctaagcacttaaccacagcaccaccagggctcctcttcgtCTATGATGATGGGAGAGGGTATTTATTCCTACTTTGGAGATATTTATGTGGCTTACAATTGATGCATGGAAAATACCCTGCATGTAGAAGGCACACAGTGAATGACTACTAATACACTAAAAACACAAATACTGCAAGAAGTCAGGCTACGAAGTAGTACCATGCCTTTCCATTATGTTATGCCAAGCAACCTGCCATGGATAGTCTTAAGCAAAGGTTCTCAGCCTCTTTTCTGACCCATTCACATGAACCACACACTCTGGTCAATAGCATCCCATGCAGCGATCTCTCCacatgtcctgcccttcacccaacaccaccctaaccCACCACCTAGTCCAAAATAACTCAGCTGTGACCTAGGAAAAAATGAAGACCGTCACTTTTGCAGTCAGATAGGCACTTTGGCACACCAGCTTTTTGTGTGCATATTTCCCTATTTGACAGATAAGACAACAGAGGAAATAAAAGCTGACCCAAGTGTTTAAGAGCTTACAAAGGAAATGCTTGAGCTTTGTGTGCATCTCTACTTGACACTGGAAACATTCCCCAGGAGCCCACAAGATGAGGAACAGAGCACACAGGCTGGAGACAGTGCCCTGGCTTTATGAATAATGGGTCCTGATTTTACTCACACCCACTGCAGGGTGGCCAACTCAGTAAGGCAGACCTGTTTATTGAAATGCCATCCACAGGCCATTCAGGATGAGAGCCAGCAACGGACAGTGCTTTGTAGTACTTGTGTTGAGCTGGGAGGGACAAGGAGGTATCCTCCATTCCAACTCCCAACCTGATGTTCACAGGTCCAATCTCTCTGAAAAAAATGCCAGAGGGGAAGGCCACAGATTTTTAGAGTTCTGTTTGTGGAAGTTTTGATTGCTAGAAAAAGTTTCATTACAGTGAGCTGAAATTCTGCACCCCTGAAAAATGCACTCAGTGGTCTTTCCACTTAAAGTTACTTATCTCCCctaaatttctcttgttttacATTTCCATttacttcaatctttctccagaAGACATATATTCCAGACTCTACAATTCTGATCACCTGCatctgaacaggcttcagtgggtCAACATTTCTTTTGAATGTCTAATCCAGAAATGCACAAAATATTCAGATTAAAAAATAGCAGTAGATATAGATACAACCGGAGAGATACAGTAGTCATTctatctctctttctttcccataGGTTGGGGTTCTTACTGGACATCCAAGTAGAAATGTTGAAGAGGCAGCTGGATCTAGAGCCAAGGAGAAAGAAataaggagggaggaaggaagagggagaaagagaggacGTAATAGGGGAAATGtgtaaaatattaacatttgGGGAATCTGGGTAAAAGGCATAAAGGAATTCTTCATATTACTCTTGCTACTTTCTCTAagactaaaattatttcaaataaaaaaaattttgaaaaacaaacaaggaaaaagttgatacatatttatttaatttcaaaTGGGAAAGACTTCtataattaaataaaagaaatgagaaaaatctcAAAGGAAATCGTAAATATTTATAAATCCTAGACCTCAAAAAGCccgtaaaacaaaaggaaaatagtACAGTTATTTGCAATAAATACTGCAGACAAAGCATCGATATGCATAACATTTGAAAagtttttatagctgaataagaaaaacacaaagacctcaatagaaaaatggttgagcagtggttaagagaagaAATTTCATAAAAGAAGCACGAGtatccagaaaaacagaaacatcTTTCAATTTTACTAgttataaaaatgcaaattaaaacaaaacctatCAAATTGGCAAAGACTTTCAGAAGATAATGCCTAATACTAATAAAGATACAGTGAAATACAAAGAAAGttacaaacctactcatcaaaataaagaagaaaaacataaagtcccaaaaaacaaaaacaaaagaaatccacatacaaaaggaactcagcattgtagagtaagaggaacaaagaaaacgttagcaccacaaaaatgAGCACTACAGGTCCGGTCCATGTGCGCCGGGTTAGCGTGTCGCCCTCGGAGCACGGGCCCTGCCCTGGGCCCTAGTTTGATCTGGCCAGTTGGGGAGAATTAGGGCACAGGAAGGGGGATGCAAACCGCACCAAGAAGGTCGGGATCGTCGGTAAATATAGGACCCGTTATGGCGCCTCCCTCAGGAAAATGGTGAAGAAAATCGAAATCAGCCAACATGCCAAGTACACTTGCTCCTTCTGTGGCAAAACCAAAATGAGGAGACGAGCTGTGGGGATCTGGCACTGTGGTTCCTGCATGAAAACGGTAGCTGGTGGTGCCTGGACCTACAATACCACCTCTGCAGTCACAGTTAAGTCCCCCATCAGAAGACTGAAGGAATTGAAAGAGCAGTAGAAGCTCCACCATTTGAaatatctccaaaaaaaaaaaaaattttttttttatctctagccTGTAATAAATGGGTTAATttatgtaataaataaataaataagcactacaaaactcacacctatcaataactacacggaatgtaaatggcctaaatacagCTATAAAGAGACATGGAGtgacagaaaggattaaaaaacaggatccatcaatatgctgtctacaagagaaacaccttagaaacaaggacataatttattaaaaatcaaagtatagaaaaaaaattatcaagcaaataacttccaaaaaagagcaggagtggcaatactaatctcagataaaatagaatttaagacaaaatccagtataaaagacaaagaaggacactatataataattaaagtttCAATCCATCATGAAGGCTTAACGGTAATAAACATCTACTCACtcgatgacagggctccaaaatgcataaaacaaactctaacagcactcaaaagagaaattgacagttccatgaTAATAGTAGGAGGTTTCAACACACccctctcagtaaaggacagaacatctagaaagaaactcaacaaagtacagaagagctaaagagcataatcagccaacctgacctcatagacatatatagaacactccacccaacagctgcaaagtacacgttcttttccaatacacgtggaacgttctccagaagagaccacagagcaaccttcaacaaaatccaaaatgttgagataatacaaagtgtcttctctgaccacaatgccatcaaagtagaaattaacaacagaaagagtaaggaaaaaaactcGGTTCTATGGAAACTGAATGACACCCTGCTGAAAAACCACTggctaatagaagaaatcagagatggaatcacaaaattcctagactcaaatgggaatgaaaacacgtcacaccaaaacctttggggaaCAAAAAAGGCAGTGCTCAGCGGTCAgcttatagcaatagatgcacatatcaaaaaagaagaaagggacaaaatgaaaacattagctatacaactagcacaaatagaaagagaacagcaaaagaagcccacagccaccagaagaaaggaaataata
Coding sequences:
- the LOC111747623 gene encoding large ribosomal subunit protein eL43-like; its protein translation is MGILSRNSGFDTLSQVARSSPNSVPSWFMEASIAAAPHVIWTPAKQARPYYAWTSSMSNGDCGCTQGNGTEFDLASWGELGHRKGDANRTKKVGIVGKYRTRYGASLRKMVKKIEISQHAKYTCSFCGKTKMRRRAVGIWHCGSCMKTVAGGAWTYNTTSAVTVKSPIRRLKELKEQ